Proteins encoded by one window of Arachis ipaensis cultivar K30076 chromosome B04, Araip1.1, whole genome shotgun sequence:
- the LOC107636203 gene encoding uncharacterized protein LOC107636203 isoform X3, which yields MLASHRNRHPRSYPYHNNLSFVVISPRRTGFRVFCRILILTGITQSNPWPWHSLRLSSTLSSSSSSRGNSFVVSYLVGTCGFSPERAVYISKRFSFETSDKPDAVISFIKNIGLSQTTTLRVIQSLPQLLVANPKTLQPKIDFFKSKGFSSSDICRIIEGCPSILTRSLQNEIAPSFDCFDAMFQSRHKLIKAATGYSAMLYDFARYTEPNIKLLREEGVAESHIVRLIEYYPNQLKNSPKKFKEVLQEVKDMKFDPLTFQFIVAIHVKAKTGKSTWERKEGIYRKWGWTDADIIRAFRRCPWCFASSDNKIEAVMDFLVNQLGYASSSVVKYPLILSMSLKRRIIPRGSVFLVLQSKGLVRKLGLASVFRINEKTFLSAL from the exons ATGTTAGCTTCTCATAGGAATCGGCATCCACGTAGTTATCCTTATCACAACAATTTGTCATTTGTCGTAATAAGTCCTAGAAGaacagggtttagggttttctgCAGAATTTTGATCCTAACTGGGATAACACAAAG CAATCCATGGCCATGGCATTCTTTGAGACTATCctcaaccctttcttcttcttcaagttcCAGAGGCAATTCTTTCGTTGTCTCATACCTCGTCGGAACTTGTGGGTTCTCACCAGAACGCGCAGTTTACATTTCCAAGCGCTTCAGCTTCGAAACAAGCGATAAACCAGATGCAGTGATCTCGTTCATCAAGAATATTGGTCTCTCCCAAACGACGACGTTGAGAGTCATCCAATCTCTGCCCCAATTACTTGTAGCAAACCCTAAAACTCTTCAGCCAAAAATCGATTTTTTCAAGTCCAAAGGGTTTTCCTCCTCTGACATATGCAGGATCATAGAAGGCTGCCCTTCAATCCTCACCCGAAGCTTGCAGAATGAAATCGCTCCCTCCTTCGATTGCTTCGACGCCATGTTTCAGTCTAGGCACAAGCTCATAAAGGCTGCTACCGGTTATTCTGCTATGCTGTATGATTTTGCAAGGTATACAGAACCTAATATAAAGCTTCTTAGAGAAGAAGGAGTTGCTGAATCACACATTGTTAGGTTAATTGAGTACTACCCCAACCAATTGAAGAATAGCCCTAAGAAGTTTAAGGAGGTATTGCAAGAAGTTAAGGATATGAAGTTTGATCCCTTGACGTTTCAATTTATTGTGGCTATTCATGTGAAGGCAAAAACAGGAAAATCCACATGGGAAAGAAAGGAAGGAATTTATAGAAAGTGGGGTTGGACCGATGCCGATATTATCAGAGCTTTCAGACGCTGTCCGTGGTGCTTCGCCAGCTCCGACAACAAGATTGAAGCAGTCATGGATTTTCTGGTGAATCAATTGGGTTATGCATCTTCTTCTGTTGTTAAGTATCCGTTGATATTGTCCATGAGTTTGAAAAGGAGAATCATTCCAAGGGGTTCTGTTTTTCTGGTTTTGCAGTCTAAGGGTCTGGTGAGGAAGCTGGGCTTGGCTTCAGTGTTTAGGATTAATGAAAAGACCTTCTTGA GTGCGCTTTGA
- the LOC107636203 gene encoding uncharacterized protein LOC107636203 isoform X2, whose protein sequence is MAPEKIVICVIIISPRRTGFRVFCRILILTGITQSNPWPWHSLRLSSTLSSSSSSRGNSFVVSYLVGTCGFSPERAVYISKRFSFETSDKPDAVISFIKNIGLSQTTTLRVIQSLPQLLVANPKTLQPKIDFFKSKGFSSSDICRIIEGCPSILTRSLQNEIAPSFDCFDAMFQSRHKLIKAATGYSAMLYDFARYTEPNIKLLREEGVAESHIVRLIEYYPNQLKNSPKKFKEVLQEVKDMKFDPLTFQFIVAIHVKAKTGKSTWERKEGIYRKWGWTDADIIRAFRRCPWCFASSDNKIEAVMDFLVNQLGYASSSVVKYPLILSMSLKRRIIPRGSVFLVLQSKGLVRKLGLASVFRINEKTFLSKFILCQKKEADELFKLYKSKLA, encoded by the exons ATGGCACCTGAGAAAATTGTTATttgtgttataa TAATAAGTCCTAGAAGaacagggtttagggttttctgCAGAATTTTGATCCTAACTGGGATAACACAAAG CAATCCATGGCCATGGCATTCTTTGAGACTATCctcaaccctttcttcttcttcaagttcCAGAGGCAATTCTTTCGTTGTCTCATACCTCGTCGGAACTTGTGGGTTCTCACCAGAACGCGCAGTTTACATTTCCAAGCGCTTCAGCTTCGAAACAAGCGATAAACCAGATGCAGTGATCTCGTTCATCAAGAATATTGGTCTCTCCCAAACGACGACGTTGAGAGTCATCCAATCTCTGCCCCAATTACTTGTAGCAAACCCTAAAACTCTTCAGCCAAAAATCGATTTTTTCAAGTCCAAAGGGTTTTCCTCCTCTGACATATGCAGGATCATAGAAGGCTGCCCTTCAATCCTCACCCGAAGCTTGCAGAATGAAATCGCTCCCTCCTTCGATTGCTTCGACGCCATGTTTCAGTCTAGGCACAAGCTCATAAAGGCTGCTACCGGTTATTCTGCTATGCTGTATGATTTTGCAAGGTATACAGAACCTAATATAAAGCTTCTTAGAGAAGAAGGAGTTGCTGAATCACACATTGTTAGGTTAATTGAGTACTACCCCAACCAATTGAAGAATAGCCCTAAGAAGTTTAAGGAGGTATTGCAAGAAGTTAAGGATATGAAGTTTGATCCCTTGACGTTTCAATTTATTGTGGCTATTCATGTGAAGGCAAAAACAGGAAAATCCACATGGGAAAGAAAGGAAGGAATTTATAGAAAGTGGGGTTGGACCGATGCCGATATTATCAGAGCTTTCAGACGCTGTCCGTGGTGCTTCGCCAGCTCCGACAACAAGATTGAAGCAGTCATGGATTTTCTGGTGAATCAATTGGGTTATGCATCTTCTTCTGTTGTTAAGTATCCGTTGATATTGTCCATGAGTTTGAAAAGGAGAATCATTCCAAGGGGTTCTGTTTTTCTGGTTTTGCAGTCTAAGGGTCTGGTGAGGAAGCTGGGCTTGGCTTCAGTGTTTAGGATTAATGAAAAGACCTTCTTGAGTAAGTTCATCCTTTGCCAGAAGAAAGAAGCTGATGAGCTTTTTAAGTTGTATAAGTCTAAATTGGCATAA
- the LOC107636203 gene encoding uncharacterized protein LOC107636203 isoform X1 — translation MLASHRNRHPRSYPYHNNLSFVVISPRRTGFRVFCRILILTGITQSNPWPWHSLRLSSTLSSSSSSRGNSFVVSYLVGTCGFSPERAVYISKRFSFETSDKPDAVISFIKNIGLSQTTTLRVIQSLPQLLVANPKTLQPKIDFFKSKGFSSSDICRIIEGCPSILTRSLQNEIAPSFDCFDAMFQSRHKLIKAATGYSAMLYDFARYTEPNIKLLREEGVAESHIVRLIEYYPNQLKNSPKKFKEVLQEVKDMKFDPLTFQFIVAIHVKAKTGKSTWERKEGIYRKWGWTDADIIRAFRRCPWCFASSDNKIEAVMDFLVNQLGYASSSVVKYPLILSMSLKRRIIPRGSVFLVLQSKGLVRKLGLASVFRINEKTFLSKFILCQKKEADELFKLYKSKLA, via the exons ATGTTAGCTTCTCATAGGAATCGGCATCCACGTAGTTATCCTTATCACAACAATTTGTCATTTGTCGTAATAAGTCCTAGAAGaacagggtttagggttttctgCAGAATTTTGATCCTAACTGGGATAACACAAAG CAATCCATGGCCATGGCATTCTTTGAGACTATCctcaaccctttcttcttcttcaagttcCAGAGGCAATTCTTTCGTTGTCTCATACCTCGTCGGAACTTGTGGGTTCTCACCAGAACGCGCAGTTTACATTTCCAAGCGCTTCAGCTTCGAAACAAGCGATAAACCAGATGCAGTGATCTCGTTCATCAAGAATATTGGTCTCTCCCAAACGACGACGTTGAGAGTCATCCAATCTCTGCCCCAATTACTTGTAGCAAACCCTAAAACTCTTCAGCCAAAAATCGATTTTTTCAAGTCCAAAGGGTTTTCCTCCTCTGACATATGCAGGATCATAGAAGGCTGCCCTTCAATCCTCACCCGAAGCTTGCAGAATGAAATCGCTCCCTCCTTCGATTGCTTCGACGCCATGTTTCAGTCTAGGCACAAGCTCATAAAGGCTGCTACCGGTTATTCTGCTATGCTGTATGATTTTGCAAGGTATACAGAACCTAATATAAAGCTTCTTAGAGAAGAAGGAGTTGCTGAATCACACATTGTTAGGTTAATTGAGTACTACCCCAACCAATTGAAGAATAGCCCTAAGAAGTTTAAGGAGGTATTGCAAGAAGTTAAGGATATGAAGTTTGATCCCTTGACGTTTCAATTTATTGTGGCTATTCATGTGAAGGCAAAAACAGGAAAATCCACATGGGAAAGAAAGGAAGGAATTTATAGAAAGTGGGGTTGGACCGATGCCGATATTATCAGAGCTTTCAGACGCTGTCCGTGGTGCTTCGCCAGCTCCGACAACAAGATTGAAGCAGTCATGGATTTTCTGGTGAATCAATTGGGTTATGCATCTTCTTCTGTTGTTAAGTATCCGTTGATATTGTCCATGAGTTTGAAAAGGAGAATCATTCCAAGGGGTTCTGTTTTTCTGGTTTTGCAGTCTAAGGGTCTGGTGAGGAAGCTGGGCTTGGCTTCAGTGTTTAGGATTAATGAAAAGACCTTCTTGAGTAAGTTCATCCTTTGCCAGAAGAAAGAAGCTGATGAGCTTTTTAAGTTGTATAAGTCTAAATTGGCATAA
- the LOC107639073 gene encoding LOW QUALITY PROTEIN: 6-phosphogluconate dehydrogenase, decarboxylating 2, chloroplastic-like (The sequence of the model RefSeq protein was modified relative to this genomic sequence to represent the inferred CDS: inserted 1 base in 1 codon): protein MEASAALSRIGLAGLAVMGQNLALNIAEKGFPISVYNRTTSKVDETVDRARQEGSLPLTGQYNPRDFVLSLQRPRSVIILVKAGAPVDQTIAALSDHMEPGDTIIDGGNEWYENTERRIHQASEKGLLYLGMGVSGGEEGARNGPSLMPGGSLQAYNNIQDILSKVAAQVEDGPCVTYIGEGGSGNFVKMVHNGIEYGDMQLISEAYDVLKHVGGLNNSELADIFAEWNRGELESFLIEITADIFKVKDEEGGDGFLVDKILDKTGMKGTXAASVLKEAGMSDDIASAARVGVDKKRLIDDVRQALYASKICSYAQGMNLLRAKSNEKGWNLNLGELARIWKGGCIIRAVFLDRIKKAYQRNPNLASLIVDPEFAREMVQRQAAWRRVVGLAISAGISTPGMCASLAYFDTYRRARLPANLVQAQRDLFGAHTYERVDRPGAFHTEWTKLARKSGSGVGALN, encoded by the exons ATGGAAGCATCGGCAGCGTTGTCGCGCATCGGGCTTGCGGGCCTGGCGGTGATGGGCCAAAACCTGGCTCTGAACATAGCGGAGAAAGGCTTCCCAATCTCCGTGTACAACCGCACAACCTCCAAGGTCGACGAGACCGTAGATCGGGCCCGCCAAGAGGGCTCTCTCCCTCTCACCGGTCAATACAACCCCCGCGACTTCGTCCTCTCACTCCAACGGCCCAGATCCGTCATCATCCTCGTCAAGGCCGGCGCCCCCGTTGACCAGACCATCGCCGCTCTCTCCGACCACATGGAGCCTGGCGACACCATCATCGACGGCGGGAACGAGTGGTACGAGAACACCGAGCGCCGCATCCACCAGGCCTCCGAGAAGGGACTCCTCTACCTTGGCATGGGAGTCTCCGGCGGCGAAGAGGGCGCCCGTAACGGTCCTTCCCTCATGCCCGGCGGCTCTCTCCAGGCCTACAACAACATCCAGGATATTCTCTCCAAGGTGGCCGCTCAGGTCGAGGACGGCCCCTGCGTCACCTACATCGGCGAGGGAGGTTCTGGAAACTTCGTGAAGATGGTCCACAACGGAATTGAATACGGAGACATGCAGTTAATCTCTGAAGCCTACGATGTTCTCAAGCATGTTGGTGGTTTGAACAATTCTGAGCTCGCTGATATTTTCGCGGAGTGGAACCGTGGGGAGCTTGAGAGTTTCCTCATTGAGATCACCGCTGATATCTTCAAGGTGAAGGATGAGGAAGGTGGTGATGGTTTCTTGGTGGATAAGATTCTTGATAAGACCGGCATGAAGGGCA GTGCTGCCAGTGTTTTGAAGGAAGCTGGAATGAGTGATGATATCGCATCTGCCGCGAGGGTTGGCGTCGACAAGAAGCGATTGATTGATGATGTGAGGCAGGCATTGTATGCTTCCAAGATTTGCAGCTATGCTCAGGGGATGAACTTGTTGAGGGCCAAGAGTAATGAGAAAGGTTGGAACTTGAATTTGGGAGAGTTGGCTAGGATTTGGAAGGGTGGATGTATCATAAGAGCTGTGTTCTTGGATAGGATCAAGAAGGCCTATCAGAGGAATCCCAACTTGGCGAGCTTGATCGTGGACCCAGAGTTTGCGAGGGAGATGGTGCAGAGGCAGGCTGCTTGGAGGAGGGTCGTGGGGTTGGCCATTTCGGCTGGAATCAGCACTCCTGGGATGTGTGCTAGCCTTGCTTACTTTGACACGTACCGGAGGGCACGGCTGCCGGCTAACCTTGTTCAGGCTCAGAGAGACTTGTTCGGAGCTCATACTTATGAGAGGGTTGATCGCCCCGGAGCTTTCCATACTGAGTGGACAAAACTCGCTCGCAAGAGTGGATCTGGGGTTGGTGCTCTCAATTGA
- the LOC107636204 gene encoding transcription factor GTE1-like, giving the protein MAALYSSVTEEDLNGFRFSIDQIQTQVVKLEKQVNEVEQFYQSNDFKVNNSKNKGENKHLIGTKKSLQGDSHNEADADAAKGREELMRQFSVILRQITQHEWAWPFMDPVDVEGLGLYDYYEVINKPMDFSTIKRKMEAKDGSGYKNVREIYSDVRLIFKNAMKYNDKKNEVHVMARTLLNKFEEKWLLLLPKVDQEERRHLKEEADAQLETQLAQEATYANMTRDLSVELDKVDVHLKSLKALVIQNCRKLSSQEKVLLGTALPRLSPEYLIRALQIVHENNPNFQPNAEVVELDINSQNDYTLWRLNVFVKHALKVQGRTAEGTGVDHSNKTENKNYSKRRRIL; this is encoded by the exons ATGGCTGCTTTGTATTCCAGTGTCACAGAGGAGGATCTGAACGGTTTTAGGTTCTCAATCgatcaaattcaaactcaagttgtcaag CTAGAgaaacaagtaaatgaagttgAACAGTTCTACCAATCCAACGATTTTAAAGTTAATAATTCCAAAAACAAGGGTGAAAATAAGCATCTTATTGGAACTAAGAAGTCACTGCAAGGTGATTCACACAATGAAGCTGATGCTGATGCTGCAAAAGGAAGGGAAGAACTCATGCGCCAGTTTTCCGTTATATTGCGTCAG ATTACTCAGCATGAATGGGCTTGGCCTTTTATGGATCCTGTAGATGTTGAAGGTCTGGGACTGTATGACTATTATGAG GTTATCAATAAGCCTATGGATTTCAgcacaataaaaagaaaaatggaagCTAAGGATGGCTCTGGTTATAAGAATGTCAGGGAGATATATTCTGATGTAAGGTTGATTTTTAAGAATGCAAtgaaatacaatgataaaaagaatGAAGTCCATGTTATGGCGAGAACCTTGCTGAACAAGTTCGAAGAGAAATGGCTGCTCCTGTTGCCTAAAGTTGACCAAGAG GAGAGGAGACATTTAAAGGAAGAAGCGGATGCACAGTTGGAAACACAGCTCGCACAAGAAGCAACTTATGCCAATATGACTAGGGATTTATCTGTTGAG CTGGACAAGGTTGATGTGCATTTGAAGAGTCTTAAAGCATTGGTTATTCAAAACTGCAG GAAACTCTCATCTCAGGAGAAAGTTCTACTTGGGACAGCTCTCCCAAGGTTGTCTCCTGAATACCTCATCAGAGCATTGCAAATAGTTCATGAAAACAATCCAAACTTCCAACCTAATGCTGAAGTTGTGGAACTTGACATTAATTCTCAG AACGACTACACACTGTGGAGGTTAAACGTTTTTGTCAAGCATGCATTGAAAGTTCAGGGAAGAACTGCTGAGGGCACAGGTGTTGACCATAGTAATAAAACCGAGAACAAGAACTACTCCAAAAGGAGGAGAATTTTGTGA